Proteins from a genomic interval of Choristoneura fumiferana chromosome 12, NRCan_CFum_1, whole genome shotgun sequence:
- the LOC141433337 gene encoding larval cuticle protein LCP-22-like — translation MKFALVALACMLAAAHAQIASFNRASTFAGFPGFPRTTYRPQVYRPVTTVAPPSRYVARVSGDANAQTLKFGNDQGPDGSYNYFYETDNGIAAQEQGTPRNFGGNPPVVPVVAQGSYSWTSPEGEVIAISYIADENGYQPVGNAIPTPPPVPPQIARALEYIARNAPRQ, via the exons atgaaatttgCT CTTGTCGCTCTAGCCTGCATGCTGGCAGCTGCCCATGCGCAGATAGCCAGCTTCAACCGAGCCAGTACCTTCGCCGGCTTCCCTGGTTTCCCGAGGACCACGTACCGTCCCcag GTGTACCGCCCCGTGACCACCGTTGCACCGCCCTCGCGCTATGTCGCCAGGGTTTCTGGTGATGCTAACGCACAGACACTGAAGTTCGGCAATGACCAGGGACCTGATGGCAGCTACAACTACTT CTACGAAACCGACAACGGCATCGCAGCACAGGAGCAAGGCACGCCCCGCAACTTTGGAGGCAATCCTCCAGTAGTGCCTGTAGTCGCCCAGGGCTCTTACTCCTGGACCTCACCCGAGGGAGAAGTTATTGCCATCTCTTACATCGCTGACGAGAACGGCTACCAACCCGTG GGTAATGCGATCCCGACCCCTCCACCCGTGCCACCACAGATCGCCCGCGCTCTGGAGTACATCGCCAGAAACGCTCCTCGCCAGTAG